Proteins encoded together in one Dermacentor variabilis isolate Ectoservices chromosome 2, ASM5094787v1, whole genome shotgun sequence window:
- the Ir94h gene encoding ionotropic receptor 94h, which produces MDACAERTRKRKAVYFAPTHVLEKYAQSFRGQVQVSMVYAQDIVFPKSYLLPKASPYKDMLQNLIMRMVESGLVDQFEIQYWYRFLPAPRSFLTENAEQPLQITESTLQFIVLSAGLGAALVALVCEALWNKVKKLRQH; this is translated from the exons ATGGACGCCTGCGCCGAGCGGACCAGGAAACGCAAAGCGGTCTATTTCGCCCCTACCCACGTCCTGGAGAAGTACGCCCAGTCGTTCCGAGGCCAAGTTCAGGTCTCCATGGTATACGCTCAAGATATCGTGTTCCCGAAGTCCTACTTGCTCCCTAAGGCCTCACCCTACAAGGACATGCTGCAGAACCT GATTATGAGGATGGTTGAATCAGGACTGGTGGACCAGTTCGAGATTCAGTACTGGTACCGATTCTTACCTGCGCCGAGAAGCTTTCTCACTGAAAATGCTGAGCAACCACTGCAAATCACCGAGTCTACGCTTCAGTTTATCGTCTTGTCTGCAGGTCTCGGTGCAGCCTTGGTAGCGCTCGTCTGCGAAGCACTCTGGAACAAGGTGAAGAAACTGCGGCAACATTAA